One window from the genome of Marinobacter sp. LV10R510-11A encodes:
- a CDS encoding helix-turn-helix domain-containing protein: MKITSPEALSTAIKNARHRQDLSQQSTAAKVGVKQATVSSFENHPEKSRVETLFKLLSALDLELRVVERSASDPIGGWSEEW; this comes from the coding sequence ATGAAAATAACATCTCCGGAAGCTCTGTCCACGGCTATAAAAAATGCCAGGCACCGTCAAGATCTTAGCCAACAGTCTACTGCGGCCAAAGTTGGTGTGAAGCAGGCCACGGTTTCCAGTTTTGAGAATCATCCGGAGAAAAGCCGAGTCGAGACTCTGTTCAAGCTTCTCTCCGCCCTTGACCTCGAGTTGCGTGTGGTGGAACGCAGTGCATCGGACCCGATAGGCGGTTGGAGCGAAGAATGGTGA
- a CDS encoding type II toxin-antitoxin system HipA family toxin, with translation MPDLIVALNGIEVGKLTLENSGAMAFQYYPAWLNQPGARAISLSLPLSPKVYRGALVFNFFDNLLPDSDAIRSRMQARFSAPTRHPFDLLGSVGRDCIGAIQLYPQDCVLPDIRAVTAESLGATAIEHLLGNYQNAPLGMARENEFRISLAGAQEKTALLWHQGHWQLPTGSTPTSHIFKLPIGFLDHSNIDLRESGENEWLCLQFLKAFGVPTANAELGQFGRQKVLIVERFDRRWSKDSTWLMRLPQEDFCQALGVAPAIKYESDGGPGIHDGMKLLLGSQAANKDRETFFKAQILFWLLSAIDGHAKNFSLFIEPGSAFRMTPLYDVISAYPLMAQGSLAPQQAKMAMSVKGRQRHYHWARIQPQHFISTAHQVGFSSKRASELLGEIAKQVPSAISKVEALLPGEFPSRISEPILEGVLNQAKEIK, from the coding sequence ATGCCTGACTTGATTGTGGCCCTGAACGGCATTGAGGTGGGAAAGCTGACACTGGAAAACTCCGGCGCTATGGCCTTTCAGTATTATCCCGCATGGTTAAATCAACCCGGCGCCCGAGCTATTTCTCTTTCACTGCCGCTTTCTCCAAAGGTTTATCGAGGCGCGCTGGTTTTTAATTTTTTTGATAACCTGCTGCCGGATTCGGATGCTATAAGATCTCGCATGCAGGCACGCTTCAGCGCTCCTACACGCCATCCCTTTGACTTACTTGGAAGCGTTGGTCGTGACTGTATTGGTGCCATTCAGCTATACCCTCAGGATTGTGTGCTGCCGGATATCCGAGCGGTGACAGCAGAATCACTTGGTGCCACCGCCATAGAACACCTACTCGGCAACTATCAAAACGCACCGCTGGGAATGGCGCGGGAAAATGAATTCCGTATTTCTCTGGCGGGTGCTCAGGAAAAAACCGCGTTGCTCTGGCATCAGGGTCATTGGCAGCTTCCCACTGGGAGCACGCCCACTAGTCATATTTTTAAACTTCCAATCGGCTTCTTGGATCATAGCAATATTGATCTTCGTGAAAGCGGTGAGAATGAATGGCTCTGCCTGCAATTCCTGAAAGCCTTTGGGGTGCCAACGGCTAACGCTGAACTTGGGCAGTTTGGCCGTCAGAAGGTTCTGATTGTAGAACGCTTTGATCGACGCTGGTCGAAAGATTCCACCTGGCTGATGCGATTACCTCAGGAAGACTTCTGCCAAGCTCTCGGTGTGGCTCCGGCGATCAAGTACGAGAGCGATGGCGGTCCAGGAATTCACGATGGAATGAAGCTCCTTCTTGGCTCACAGGCAGCGAACAAGGATCGCGAAACCTTCTTCAAAGCGCAGATACTGTTTTGGCTGCTTTCGGCGATTGATGGTCATGCAAAAAATTTCAGCCTTTTCATAGAGCCTGGCTCCGCCTTTCGGATGACACCACTCTACGATGTGATCTCAGCCTACCCACTTATGGCGCAAGGCAGTCTGGCACCGCAACAAGCAAAAATGGCCATGTCCGTTAAAGGTCGACAACGCCACTATCATTGGGCTCGCATCCAACCACAGCATTTCATAAGTACTGCCCATCAAGTTGGTTTTTCCAGCAAAAGAGCGAGCGAACTACTTGGCGAGATCGCTAAGCAGGTACCTAGCGCTATCAGCAAAGTGGAAGCCTTGTTGCCAGGCGAGTTTCCATCGCGTATCAGTGAGCCAATTCTGGAGGGTGTGCTAAATCAAGCTAAAGAAATAAAGTAA
- a CDS encoding helicase C-terminal domain-containing protein, which produces MKVAVRTLCEFAGREGDLDFRYTPAPSAEEGMAGHQALQGKRGYGYKSEYSLTGECMGLELYGRADVYNPHSGLLDEIKTHRGDVSRIRPHQRALHRAQLRAYGALLCRQEKRKTLKLALVYFDIGKKRETSVAETARAGELWQEVEALCDRYRLWAEQEAHHREQRDIRLAGLRFPFPQFRPRQRQLAETVYKNTVKGGTLLLEAPTGLGKTLGTLFPALMAMPAAEHDRLYYLTCRNTARQLAVDAVERLRAAQEAPQIWPLRTLELVAKADACEHPDKACHGDSCLLAKGFFDRLPDARAEAAQAGTTLTQEVLAKIAAGHNICPYFLAQEMARWCDLVIGDVNRMFDQSALLHGLTRQNNWKTALLIDEAHNLVDRGRGMYSVQLDQQRLLRIRKTAPKALKPHLDRTARAWQGVIRDHADAGTAPVETIATLIAQQYRERPGHYLAFFSSFKYLNEINAALGSLAPDVPQRSQHPGMSPQQRRNFLAGFREESGSVAFAVLGGVFSEGIDLPGDQLIGAFVATLGLPPFDAWHEILKHRLQQRFGSGYEYTYLIPGLQKVAQAAGRVIRTPEDQGVIWLIDDRFLQPQIRGLLPGWWFETETAE; this is translated from the coding sequence GTGAAGGTTGCGGTGAGAACCCTTTGCGAGTTCGCAGGCCGGGAAGGCGACTTGGACTTTCGCTACACCCCGGCGCCCAGTGCCGAAGAGGGTATGGCCGGCCATCAGGCGCTTCAGGGTAAGCGCGGATACGGCTATAAAAGCGAGTATTCACTTACTGGAGAATGCATGGGGTTAGAGCTTTATGGCCGAGCCGATGTGTATAACCCACACTCTGGCCTGCTAGATGAAATAAAAACCCACCGTGGCGATGTGTCCCGCATCCGGCCCCATCAGCGGGCGTTGCATCGGGCTCAGTTACGGGCCTACGGCGCTCTACTCTGCCGTCAGGAAAAGCGCAAAACCTTGAAGCTAGCGCTGGTTTATTTCGATATCGGCAAAAAACGTGAAACGTCGGTCGCTGAAACTGCCCGCGCGGGTGAGCTGTGGCAAGAAGTGGAAGCCCTATGTGACCGTTACCGACTCTGGGCAGAACAGGAAGCCCACCACCGGGAACAACGCGACATTCGCCTTGCTGGCCTGCGCTTTCCATTCCCGCAGTTTCGTCCCCGCCAGCGTCAGCTTGCCGAAACTGTCTACAAAAATACGGTGAAGGGCGGCACGCTGCTGCTGGAAGCGCCTACTGGTTTGGGTAAAACCCTCGGTACTCTGTTCCCTGCGCTGATGGCCATGCCCGCCGCAGAACACGACCGGCTCTATTATCTCACTTGCCGCAATACCGCCCGACAATTGGCTGTGGACGCCGTGGAACGCCTGCGTGCCGCGCAAGAAGCACCGCAGATTTGGCCTTTGCGCACGTTGGAGTTGGTGGCCAAGGCGGATGCCTGCGAACACCCAGATAAAGCCTGCCACGGTGATTCCTGCCTACTTGCTAAAGGCTTCTTCGACCGGTTGCCAGATGCTCGGGCCGAAGCCGCCCAAGCGGGCACCACGCTCACTCAGGAAGTGCTGGCGAAGATCGCCGCTGGCCACAACATTTGCCCCTATTTTCTGGCCCAGGAGATGGCGCGCTGGTGCGATCTGGTGATTGGCGATGTGAACAGGATGTTTGATCAGTCTGCTCTGCTCCACGGGCTCACCCGGCAGAACAACTGGAAAACGGCGCTTCTGATAGACGAAGCCCACAACCTAGTAGATCGCGGCCGGGGCATGTATTCGGTGCAGTTGGATCAGCAGCGGTTGTTAAGAATACGCAAAACCGCGCCCAAGGCTTTGAAACCGCACCTGGATCGAACCGCCCGTGCGTGGCAGGGCGTTATCCGTGACCACGCAGACGCCGGCACCGCGCCGGTGGAGACAATCGCCACGCTAATAGCCCAACAATACCGGGAGCGCCCGGGGCACTATCTGGCGTTTTTCAGCAGTTTTAAGTATCTGAACGAGATAAACGCAGCATTGGGCAGCCTTGCCCCGGATGTACCCCAACGATCGCAGCATCCCGGAATGAGCCCGCAACAGCGTCGGAATTTTCTGGCAGGGTTCCGGGAAGAATCCGGCAGCGTTGCTTTTGCGGTTCTGGGAGGTGTTTTCAGTGAGGGAATTGATTTACCGGGAGATCAGTTGATTGGTGCGTTTGTAGCCACTCTGGGCTTACCGCCTTTCGATGCCTGGCATGAGATTCTCAAACATCGCCTGCAGCAGCGTTTTGGCTCAGGCTACGAATACACCTATTTGATTCCTGGCCTACAGAAAGTGGCTCAGGCCGCTGGAAGAGTCATTCGCACACCAGAGGATCAAGGCGTGATTTGGCTAATAGACGATCGCTTTTTGCAGCCGCAGATTCGGGGATTGTTGCCAGGGTGGTGGTTTGAAACAGAGACTGCTGAATAA
- a CDS encoding VRR-NUC domain-containing protein: protein MSKHVPDFWPTAADLENPLYYLQNMETVVAWVANHHADLLLEPERARLHDFLELPRSARALLTRMVMRSGDLFRADKLKYPELGSPEADALAELISDDWLDADPLLTLDDLFRLFTLAELRPTFAPVLMAEGFAKNLPKAGMREALQYIFADARTLNDWLGGDAKFVVRVIPMALFDRVRLMFFGNLRQSWSDFVLVELGHHRYETVEFTPEARAFSRRSEVDIYLAMHHCRESLDAGVPAKEVWREVPDDSDNPWLSSRRNRLLLELGRQAERQGERELALDALAASGHREAGLKRLRLLERMKRFEEAWAIAARWQNKELSDAEAQGLTRILKRLAAKVGQPVPPAPQNPEIRELTLILPQTGGSVETVVRDHLSTSEAPVFYVENTLITGLFGLLCWHTIFKAIPGAFFHPFHTGPADLVRDDFVTRRQVEFDRCFAALQDGSYRQKILNTYAAKQGITNPFVTWPTLSEELLNLALDCISATDLQILFERLLLNIREHRSGFPDLIRVYPENPSDKPRYEMIEVKGPGDRLQDHQIRWLHFFARQGIAASVCYLRWQDSGATP from the coding sequence ATGAGCAAGCATGTTCCAGATTTTTGGCCCACAGCGGCCGATCTTGAAAACCCCCTGTACTACCTGCAAAACATGGAAACGGTAGTTGCATGGGTAGCCAATCACCACGCGGATCTGCTGCTGGAGCCGGAGCGTGCGCGCCTGCACGATTTCTTAGAGTTACCCCGATCTGCCCGGGCATTGCTGACCCGTATGGTAATGCGCAGCGGTGATTTGTTTCGCGCTGACAAGTTGAAGTATCCAGAGCTGGGAAGCCCTGAAGCTGACGCACTGGCCGAGCTGATTTCCGATGACTGGTTGGATGCCGACCCACTGCTGACTCTGGATGACCTCTTTCGCTTGTTTACCCTGGCCGAACTGCGCCCGACCTTTGCGCCGGTTTTAATGGCAGAGGGATTCGCTAAAAATCTGCCTAAGGCCGGAATGCGCGAAGCTTTGCAGTACATATTCGCCGATGCCCGCACACTAAACGACTGGCTGGGTGGCGATGCAAAATTCGTGGTGCGGGTTATCCCGATGGCGCTATTCGATCGTGTCCGCCTGATGTTTTTCGGCAACTTGCGGCAGAGCTGGTCAGATTTTGTACTGGTGGAGCTGGGCCATCACCGCTATGAGACGGTGGAATTTACCCCCGAGGCACGAGCGTTTTCCCGGCGCAGCGAGGTGGATATCTACTTGGCCATGCACCACTGCCGCGAGAGTTTGGATGCCGGCGTGCCAGCTAAAGAAGTTTGGAGAGAGGTTCCGGATGACTCAGATAACCCTTGGCTGAGCAGTCGCCGCAATCGTCTATTGTTGGAATTGGGCCGGCAGGCGGAACGACAGGGTGAGCGTGAACTGGCTTTAGATGCACTCGCCGCCAGTGGTCACCGGGAGGCTGGTTTGAAACGCCTGCGACTGCTGGAACGGATGAAGCGCTTTGAGGAGGCATGGGCTATAGCCGCGCGCTGGCAGAACAAGGAATTAAGCGATGCCGAAGCCCAAGGCTTGACGCGTATTCTGAAGCGACTGGCGGCAAAAGTGGGCCAGCCCGTTCCGCCAGCACCACAGAACCCAGAGATCCGCGAGCTCACGCTAATTCTGCCCCAAACCGGTGGCTCTGTTGAAACAGTAGTTCGGGATCACCTGTCCACCTCCGAAGCCCCAGTGTTCTATGTAGAAAACACCCTGATCACCGGCTTGTTCGGGCTGCTGTGCTGGCACACGATTTTCAAAGCCATACCCGGTGCTTTCTTTCACCCCTTCCACACCGGCCCGGCGGATCTTGTGCGGGATGATTTTGTAACTCGTCGGCAAGTCGAGTTTGATCGGTGTTTTGCGGCGTTGCAGGATGGCAGTTATCGCCAGAAAATCCTGAATACTTACGCCGCCAAACAGGGCATTACTAATCCCTTTGTGACCTGGCCGACGCTGAGTGAAGAGCTGCTGAATCTGGCGCTGGATTGCATTTCCGCGACCGATTTGCAGATCCTGTTCGAACGTTTGCTTTTGAATATCCGCGAACATCGCAGCGGTTTCCCCGATCTTATACGCGTCTATCCGGAAAACCCGAGCGATAAGCCCCGTTACGAAATGATCGAAGTAAAAGGCCCCGGCGACCGGCTGCAAGATCACCAGATCCGTTGGCTGCATTTTTTTGCCCGCCAAGGCATTGCTGCCAGCGTGTGCTATCTGCGCTGGCAAGACAGCGGAGCCACACCGTGA
- a CDS encoding VOC family protein, giving the protein MIGYVTIGVSDMEQAKKFYTGLLGDMGAKVLLDLGRIAFIGESMKSPMMAVCTPFDGTPNHPGNGNMLALQPGSKEAVDAYYQKAIELGATCDGEPGQRIPDQFYGAYVKDLDGNKLAFFHFG; this is encoded by the coding sequence ATGATCGGATACGTGACCATTGGTGTCAGCGATATGGAACAAGCCAAGAAGTTCTACACGGGCCTTCTGGGTGATATGGGCGCAAAGGTTCTGCTAGATTTGGGCCGCATTGCGTTCATTGGTGAAAGCATGAAATCCCCAATGATGGCTGTTTGCACGCCGTTCGACGGCACGCCAAACCATCCCGGTAACGGCAATATGCTGGCACTTCAACCGGGCTCAAAAGAGGCCGTTGATGCCTACTACCAAAAAGCCATTGAGCTGGGCGCAACCTGCGACGGCGAGCCGGGGCAGCGTATTCCGGACCAGTTCTACGGTGCCTACGTGAAAGATCTGGATGGCAACAAGCTGGCATTTTTCCACTTCGGTTGA